The Chelonia mydas isolate rCheMyd1 chromosome 25, rCheMyd1.pri.v2, whole genome shotgun sequence genome includes the window CCCACATGCCTCCCTCATCCCCCAAGAATGGTCCAGGGAGAAGCCAAGCATCAGGGCAGCCTGGGTCAATCCCACCACATCCTGCTCTCACCTGCTGAGACCTGGCTCTCCCCcccgcaccacacacacaccaattctGGCCTCACACACAGAGTTCTGGGTACTGAGCACCTGCCAGGATCAGCCCACAGCTGCCATGGCCAATGCCCAGGCCCACCAGTCACCGAACCCTGCAGGAGAACCCCAGCCCCCCGTCCTCAGGCCTGGCAGGGAAGAGTCTCCCGCTCACCTGGCTATCCGGGAGAGGATCTCCTTGATGCGCACGACCAGCTTCTCGTGCTGGAGCGGGTTGCTCTCGATGGCGCTGTGCAGTTTGGCCATGTAGAAATCCAGGGTGCCCAGCGTGGGGGTCTCTCCGGTGCCTGGGGACAGGGGCCTGGTTAGCGAAGTGCAGGAACCCAGCCGGAGTCCCGAGCCCAGTGCCCCCAGAGGCCAGCTGCTGCGATGCACAGGCAGCCCTGTAGGACTGGCACTCTACAGAGAGGGGCAGGATGCCTCACCCATGGCCCTTTCCAGGGCGTTTCCATGCTGGGTGGAGAGCTCAGCTCTGAGGCCCAACCCTTTCGTCCCCTGCAACATCTGGGTCAAACCCCAGTTGGCCCTTCACCCCCAGAGTGAGTTTACCACACGTGGGCGTGTTGGGAAGACCCCCACGCTCTGACACAGACACTTTCTCCACCCTCTGCCTCCACCTGCTGGCTGCGTGCTGAGCCAGCCAcaccccagcctgggggagcATGGGGGCCACAGTGCCAGAGACTCCTTTCTTCAGGCCACCATGGggtgctttgggatcttttgagattagagggaaagggagggagattTCTGAGGCCCCaagccccatctccagccaccccccatGTGCAGAGTATCAGACCCCCCCGGGCTCCCCCTTTCTAGTGACAGCCCAGCTGACAGCCAGTGGACTGCTCAGGGAGACGCTCTCTGTAGGCAGTGTTCCCATGgtcctcctctctctgcctcctgggctcacctgggatggggagagaagcGAAGCTGGTGGTCAGGGCCTGCCGGACggactggagctgctgctgcagggccagcgtctgcctctcctccagcaccagctcctgctccagcttCTCTTTGGCGCAGCTCATGCTCTCCGTGTGCTTCTGCAGGATAGCGTTCTGCTCCTCGAACTCCGTGTTCATCTTCCGCAGGCGCCGCAGCTCGGCCTCCCGCGCTGCCCCACCGCAGACAGGAGGGCGGTCAgtgcagaggaagggggagagcCCAGCTCCCCCCAACTTGAGACAGGCCTGGGGCCAACGCAGGGCTCACACAGCGGTGTCATCAACGACTTCGGTTACGGCAGagcccagaggccccagccagAATCAGGGCCCCACGGCGCTGGGGGCTGCCCATGTTCTCGGCCCATCAGCCCCTGCACCTGGCCCCTGCCGGGCCAACTGAGGTGGAAGTCGACTCCAGGCAGGAAGCTGGGATCAGCGACTCTGTTCCGAGGGCTGTCTGGCACCCTGCCGTGAAGCTGACAGGATCAGCAGGCCAAATCCACAGGCTGCGACCCCCGCCCACCCCAAACTCGCCTTGGGGCATTAGGGGTCTAGTTTGGCTTGCTGGGAAGGATCAAGCATTGACCAGCCACATGGGCCAGGGTGGGATCAGCTACGGCAAGCCCCAGAGGTCTATTTACACCAGGGATCCtgggcctgccccctgctgggaggtgagagCACTGGGAACCACAGTCTctagcctccccctcccctggcctgggCTGTGTCGCTGATAGTATTCTAGGGAACCCCACCGCgctaggcgctgtgcaaacagaatgctggACGGTCACTGCCCCAGCAAGTTAAatcccccccctcctccaggcTTGGTACCTTTGTTCTGGTCCAAGAACTCCTCAGTGAAGATGGGCACATCAAACGTGGAGAAGCCATCCCCGCAGCAGTCCCCGCCCTGGCCGGGAGCGATGCAGGTTAACGGCCAGTGGCCAGGACAGGTCAACTCTAGCCCAAGGGATGATCTTCCCTTCGCCTGGGAGGGGTTCCTGCCCACCTTGGGGTCCAAACACCCGGCCCCTGCTCTGCTTCAGCTCAAGGATGGGGGAAGGCAGCGGGGCATAAGGGCTCCTGCCAGTCCCAACACATGGCCCCAGGGGAGCTGGTGGGTCCCACATGGGCCAGGCGATAGTCCTGGACTCCCCACAACTGGCCGGGCCAAGCCACAGTCCCCAGCCTTGGCAGCTGGAAGAGGAATTTTAAAGGATTCACAATAATTCCAGCTGTTACAGGCTCAGCTCCACATGCCACGGCTGAGTAGCTCTGTCTAATCCCAATCTGCAGTCAAGACCCCctcatgcccctctgccagggcagGGTCACATGCAGCAAGTCTGCCAATGGCCTGAAGAACATTAGGAAGGTGGCAGGGTACAGACAGGCAGCCCCTGGCCCAGTCAGTGGGTGTGTGGGCACAGGGTGGGACAGACATGGACTGAGCAAGCAGCATcaccggggggaggagggggcatgaCACATGTACTGAGCTAAGGGCCATACAGCACCAGCCGGACACACGTCACATCAGCACGACACTGCCCGGCATGGAGTCGGGCCCCACTTCACCACTgccacccccagctcctggcagagCCCATGCAGCTGGACAGGATTTACCACCTCATGCTCTATGAGGGACTCTGCGCTCCTCAGCTTCACTTCCCCCAGCTGGCACCTGacaacccagcccctcccctgggcaTTGCCACCCTTGCagagagctgccagggtccctacCTTGTGCGGGTGCCCGTTCAGCAGAGTGTTCACAGACACAGAACCAGCATCCTCTGGGGGCACAAAGCGGTCAGAGGTTACTTACCTCatcctgctgtgccaggcccacCTTGCCAGCCCACAGCACTGAGGGGGAcgctcccagccccttccccaccccagtgtCAGTGGGGGACAGGGCAGAGTGCACCATGCTGTGCTCAGGGGCCCAGCCAAAGCCCAGCCCCACACATCCCCAGCACCAACCTTTCTTGATCTTCTTCTCCTGGATCTTCTCCGTGCACATCTTGTAGGCCTCCGACTGCTGGTACTCCCGCAGCTCCTTCATGTACTGCTGCTTCTCGCGCTCTGCCTCATCCAGGTACCTCTGAAACCACTTGAGGTCAGATGGGCACACCCCACAGCACACGGAAGCGGGGGCGAGGTGCAGCCCTAAACATCACCCCAGAGCCTGGATCCCAGGGCGGCCCAGCAAGTATTCAAGGGCGTGACTCCAGGAGtcagggccctgctccccccttGTCGAGCGGCCAGTCAGGGGGCTCAGTATATGTCCTGCAGTTATGGAAGGGACCGGACCCCAGACCCACAGCACAGCAGCCAATTAGGGTACGCCCTGCAGACCCTGGTCCAGTCTCCCTCGGACGCAGCCTATCCTACTCGAGGTGCAATCCTTAACCAGCTCAACAGCCTGAGCGAGTCTGGAGCGCGGCTGTGACCCAGGTCCCAGCTGGATGTGGCTGGGCTAACGCGAGGTGTATCTCCCCTGGAcacccctccatctcctccataCCTGTTTGTCTGTGGGCTGCAGTTTGCTCCATTCGGCTCCTAGCATCTTGGTGATTTCTGGGAAGGGCAGGTCAGGATGTTGCATGCGGATCTGCTCACGGCGCTCATTCAGGAAGCGGACGTAGCCGGTCACTGGGGCCTTGGGGCCGTTGGGCAgaatcttcttcctcttcttccctttGGGCCAGCCCCTCTTCTTCACTGGCTGTCGCCCcgtggcaggggagggaaagaaaccaACCAACATACTGGACTGAAGCTCACTAAGTGACTGTGTCCACAGCAGGAAGAGAGGGACAGAGCGCCACGCAGACCCCTGTCATTAGCCCTCCcgagcccagggctcctggcctcTCTTCCCAACCCCGTGCTGCAGCCACAAGGCACCAGCACCATCTGCGGCAGCCTGGCACGCTGCACAGCTACGCTAGGACTACTGCAGGGTAAGCAAATGCATTTCTATGGAAAGGGCTATGCACAAAACCCCAGCAAAGCAGCTCCCTGCAGTGCTGTAAACCCAGCTGTCCCAGCACTGTGCGGCTGCATTTGAGCCACCGCAGGGGTCCTGTGCTCAGGGCAGGCTGGGAAAGCAGAAGAGCCAGATTACATCACAGAGGGGCTCACCTCCTCCTCGCCATGGGGCTTCTCGCTGCTGGTCCGGGgaacttcccccttctcctgcttgATGGCGACCAGGAAGTTTCCATGCTGGCCTTTGCCGGTGGCATGTCTGCAACCAGAGAGCTTGTGTCACATTCAGTGAAGGAAAAGGCTGAAGCACAACTGCAGAGACACTACTGGGCTGGCACTGCTGGTGCACGCCGCTACGCCCgtcagcgcctcctgctggcaggGCCTGGGACTGCAGGAGCACTGAGCTTCCCACGCAGCCAGCGCTCTCCACAGCCCTTCACAAGGGCGACTCCTACTGGGGGAAGCTGGGGTTGAGGTAGCGGATGGCGACTCCCTACCAATGCCAGAGCTCCCAcacccttccccacagcagcccttgcTGGGAGAAGCTAGCACTGTAGTAACTAAGGGGCTCCACAAACCCCACCAAGACCAGCATGGCCCAGGGTAATTTGGGGCACTCCTGCACACAGGTTACAGCCCAAGTCATGCCCTCTGCTGGCAGGTCaagcagctgcagagaagagTCAGAACGAGAAGGGTTCTCACACAACTGAGAACTGGATCTGAAGTTATACTCCTCTGGGTACCAATTCCAAGGGCCATCCATCAGTCCTTGTAGCCAGCACATCCACTAATCTGTGGCTGGAGACAACATTCCACCCTCCCTGGCATAGTAATGGAGAGAAGGAAAGGGCTGGTACTGGTGTATCATAGAGGAGAGTTTTGCCTTCATCTGGAGCATCTTACACAAGCCACAGCCCAAGGCAGAACAGCAAACTAGGGCCCAGCTCCCGCAATCAGATATGCCCCCAGGGAACCCCAGTGGTGCTCCACCTCAACAAGTCCAGCTACAGGATCAGGAGGAGTGAAGACAGGAATTAGAAATCAAAAAGCAATCCATAACAAACGCAAAAACAGGGAAGTAAACAGCAGCAGATATAACTTAGCAGCTATGAAGTACAGAAAGTtaataagggaagctaaagacatcagggaaaaaaCCATGGCTGGCAAggctaaggacaataaggaatttagggacaaaagaaatcctagcaaagGTACAGacccattactagatggagaaAATAAAACTATTAATGATGATGcaggaaaaggcagaagtgttctgttctgcatttggaaagaggcAGTATCATATTGTGCACCATATGAGCATGATGAAGTACTTTTGAGTCCCTTGGTAACTAAGGACGATGTTAAACAACATCTGCTAGggataagtatttttaaataagcagGCCTGGCGAACTTGCACCAAGAGTCTTataagagctggctgaggagatctcgGAGGAGATGTTAATTTTTAGTATGTCTTGGaataccagggaaattccagaagactggaaaagagctaatgtTGTACCAGTATTCCAAATGTGCAAGTGGGATGACTCAgataactataggcctgttaacctgacatcaatcctgggcaaaataacgGAAAATACAAAATGATTTAATTGATAAAGAATTGATGGCTGGgagcataattaatgccagtcagcatgggtttatggaaaacaggtctGGTCAACAagcctgatttcattctttgagattaCAAGCCTGGCCGATAAAGTTAACTGTGTAGATGTAACAGACTTTGGTGAGGTATTTGCATTTCTACTGCTTGACATTCTGACTGAAAAACTAGTAGGCTCCACTATGTATAATGCAATAAATGGATTAAGAGCTGGCTAAGTGACAGCTCTCAAAGAGTAATTGCCAATGGGGAATGACCATCAAAcaggggtgtttctagtggggtttcaCAGGGACTGGTACTAGGCTTGATGCTATTCAACAtgttcatcaatgatctggaattAAATATAAAACTAGTGTCgataatgtttgcagatgacaccaagattgGCTGAGTGCTAACTAAAGcggaggacagggcagtcatccAGAGTGATCTGGAGCACCTGGTAAAcggggcccattcaaacaaaatacattttaatacaatcaaatgcaaagttattcatctaggaacaaagaaagcagtGTCTGCAAAAGGGTTTAGAGGTCATAATGGagaagcaactcaacatgagctcccagtacaacACTATGACAACAAAATCTTTGATGCGATCCTTGGCTGTACAAACAGGGAGTAGCGAGCAGGAGCAGGGAgttgattttacctctgtatgtggcattggtgagaccgaCACTGGAacactgcgtccagttctggggtccacattttaaaaagtctcttgAAAAATTGAagaaggtgcagaaaagagccacaaaaatgatctggaaaaatgccTTGCAGTgggagacttaaagagctcaatctgtttagctcaTCACAATCAAGAACTGCCTTGATAACAGCCTACATGTAACTGGGGCGAAAATACCAGGGACTAACGGGCCGTTTAATCTAGCAAAGAGGGGCAGaccaagaaccagtggctggaaactgaagccagacaaattcacatTAGAAATTAAGCccaacattttaacagtgagggtgattaatcattggaacaaactaccaagggagcCTCCACTTGTTGATGTCTTCAGATGAaggctggctgcctttctgggagATGCATTAGCCAAACAAGCTATTGGGCTCAAtccaggggtaactgggtgaaggTCTCTGGCCcttgctatgcaggaggtcagactagatgatctaatggtcgcATAAAACTTAAGCTCTATGAATCTATTACCTAGATTTGATTGCTGTCAGGCACTGTGGGGCCTGTCAGCATCACCATGACCACCACAACAGTCAGCCTGTTGCAGTCTGGTAGGGGGAAAGAATCTGCAACACTTACAagatgccagcagccagctgttttgcagcatgcgACATGACCAATTTCTGCAAACACCAGCTAAGAGCACCAGGAAATGCTCAAGCAGCTCAGACCAGGCCACCTGTAATGTGCAATCAAGTTTCATTATGGACATTTCAGCAACTGGGCAGCAGGGAGCAAATCCCAAACCCAGCAGCAACTGAGCAAGCTACAATCCCACCAAAACAAGGTCCCAGTGCCCACCTGGCACATCCCACTTAGGAGGAAGTATTGTCTCCTGCTCTGGtggctcaggactcctgggttctattcgcAGCTCACATACTAGCTCATTGTGTGACCCTGGTCAAATAACTTCCCTTATCACCTCTAGAAGCAAAATGATAAATGCGCAAAACAAAACAAGGCTATTTAaattgcaaccttaacattgcaCAGAAAAGATATTCCAGAGATACAATAATGTAAAGCAACATTGGCACAGCACTGCATACTTAACAGTCTGACTAGCAGCTGCTTTTCTGTGGATGTTGCTTGGGGAATTtcccaattgatttatttcaatttatataATAAAAGATGCTCATTTGAAGCTCTAGGTGCCCTGATCCACAACCCTACTAAAGTTCACAAGCATAACACTCTAATGTGAATTATAAGTTGCACTCTCAGAGTGCTTCACGGGCTTCTTAGAGCTGGGGAAACTGGGGACCGGAGGCATGGaatgacttgtgcaaggtcaccCAGCGAGTCAGTGGCAAACGCAGAAACAGAatccaggcatcctggctcccagcccctgcactgagcATGCGACACAAGTGGTCACTGCAACAGGAGAGTCACAGAGACACCCAGGAGAGGGGAACTGGGGAgacaggggcagagaggggcgggATGGGGAGCTCTGCCTCCCCATCTTATAGCCCTTTATTGACTAACAAGGTCAGACTAGGGGAAGAGcacccagcactgccccccccgcccccccgctcctgCACCATCTGCAGCAGCTCCTTCCCCGGGGCTCCTTTTAGCCCCCAACCCAGGACCCCCAGGACCCCCGTTCTCCCTCcaatcccccccacc containing:
- the HMG20B gene encoding SWI/SNF-related matrix-associated actin-dependent regulator of chromatin subfamily E member 1-related; this encodes MSHAAKQLAAGILHATGKGQHGNFLVAIKQEKGEVPRTSSEKPHGEEEPVKKRGWPKGKKRKKILPNGPKAPVTGYVRFLNERREQIRMQHPDLPFPEITKMLGAEWSKLQPTDKQRYLDEAEREKQQYMKELREYQQSEAYKMCTEKIQEKKIKKEDAGSVSVNTLLNGHPHKGGDCCGDGFSTFDVPIFTEEFLDQNKAREAELRRLRKMNTEFEEQNAILQKHTESMSCAKEKLEQELVLEERQTLALQQQLQSVRQALTTSFASLPIPGTGETPTLGTLDFYMAKLHSAIESNPLQHEKLVVRIKEILSRIASEHL